In the genome of Cetobacterium somerae ATCC BAA-474, the window TTTAAATTGTATATTAATCTCTTTTTGTATAATTACATCAATATAATCAGTATTTTGAATTAAAAAATTTATTAAATTATTAGATAGAGTTTTTGAAAAATTATCTTTATTAAAACTAGAGCTAAAAAATTTAGATAAATTTTTATCAAACTGAATTTTATCGTCAATTTCTTTAAGAAATTCAGTAGTTTTTTCATTTGAATTATTTGTGTTAGTAAGGGGTGAAGATATCAAGTTATTATTAAAGCTAATTCCATTAAGAGTTAAATTGCTAATAGTAAAGTTATTTTTAGATTTAAAAAATGTTTTGAAATCCATTTTACATTCAACATTTTCAATTGAAATGTTATATTCAATTAAAGATAAATTTTTTAATTCAAAAGAGTTATTAAAAAAACTAAAATTAGCTTTTTTAATAGTTACTTCTTGCTTAAAAGAAGTTGAAAGCTGTTTTGTGATAATATTTTTAAAATATATATTTTTTCCCCAAAAAAGAATAATTAAAAATATTAAAATACTAGATGTAAAAACTAGCATTTTGTTTTTCATAAAATCCTCCTAAAATATTAAAGGCAAGAAATAAATTTCCTGCCTTTAAATAATTTGTTTTAATTATAGTGCTAATCCACCACTAACTTCAATTGTTTGTCCAGTAATGTATGAAGATTCATCACTTGCTAAAAATAATACAGTGTTAGCAATATCTTCAGGCATTCCTAATTTTCCTAAAGCTGTTCTCTCAAGCATTCCATTGATAACATCTTCTGGTAAAACGTCAGTCATTGGAGTAGAGATAAATCCAGGAGCAACACAGTTAGCTCTAACTTGAGCACCTTTTCTAGCTAATTCTTTAGCCCAAGTTTTAGTCATTGCAATAACTCCACCTTTAGTAGCAGCGTAGTTAGCTTGACCAATGTTTCCGTATAAACCTACAACAGATGAGATAGTAACAATTGATCCTTTTTTATTTTTAGTCATTAAAGGAGCAACAGCTTGAGTCATATTGAAAACTCCTTTTAAATTAACATTAATTACAGCATCCCAAGCATCTTCACTCATTCTTACAAATGGTGCATCTTTAGTAATACCTGCATTGTTAACAAGAATATCGATTCTACCAAATTCATCTTTTATTTTTTTAACTAATTCTTTAATAGCATCTCTATCAGTTACATTTAAAATTTCATGTCTAACATTAGTTTGTTCAAAAGTAGCTTCACCCATATCACACGATATAACTAATTCAGCACCTTCAGAAGCTAACTTCTCAACTATAGTTCTTCCAATTCCTCTAGCACTTCCAGTAACTAAAGCAATTTTTCCTTCTATTCTATTCATATAGATCCTCCTATAAAATACATGTGTCATTTAATAGTATAATCATTTTAAAAAAATGTCAATAATTTCCTTAAAAAATTAGTGAGATGTTCCCATTTTGAATAGAGTTTCATTTAATTTATCAGCTTGTTTTTCTGGAAGTAAAAGAACTAAAACATCACCAGCAAGAATTTTACTACTTCCTTTAGGAATATACTCAGTTTCTCCTCTTCTGATGGCAACAACAAGAGTATTTTTAGGCCAAGCAACATCTCTTATTAATTTTTCATCGAATTCGGATTCTGCAGAAACAGGAATACAAATTAGTGTCTTTTCATGATGCTCATGACGATCTTCTTCGAAGTCATCCTCAATTTTTTTCTTAGGCATTCTTTCGTATAAAATTTCATAAATAGG includes:
- the fabG gene encoding 3-oxoacyl-[acyl-carrier-protein] reductase, with the translated sequence MNRIEGKIALVTGSARGIGRTIVEKLASEGAELVISCDMGEATFEQTNVRHEILNVTDRDAIKELVKKIKDEFGRIDILVNNAGITKDAPFVRMSEDAWDAVINVNLKGVFNMTQAVAPLMTKNKKGSIVTISSVVGLYGNIGQANYAATKGGVIAMTKTWAKELARKGAQVRANCVAPGFISTPMTDVLPEDVINGMLERTALGKLGMPEDIANTVLFLASDESSYITGQTIEVSGGLAL